One stretch of Acidobacteriota bacterium DNA includes these proteins:
- a CDS encoding OB-fold nucleic acid binding domain-containing protein — protein MTKRLLVFISLVVLIGVAGCSSQPAAKIESTAQTQAAPQRAAPASASPAAEGPNAAPQTVTGTVMETMNASNYTYLRVKVNTADVWVATAQFKAAVGDKVVVPLEMPMQNFHSQSLKRDFPLIYFVSRVGREGETMPPAMQPQMQPAMMSAHGSTPAYAPAGAPPPAGEPQAKPAQAVINVAPAAGGMTVADVWTKRKTLGGKTVTIRGRVVKFNGGILGVNWLHLQDGTGTAKDGTNDITVTSQAAAKVGEVITVTGKIALDKDLGSGYSYAVILEGATIIVK, from the coding sequence TTGACGAAACGGCTACTCGTGTTCATTTCCCTGGTTGTCCTGATTGGCGTCGCCGGCTGCTCGAGCCAGCCTGCGGCCAAGATTGAATCCACCGCTCAGACGCAGGCGGCCCCGCAGAGAGCGGCACCAGCCTCGGCTTCGCCTGCCGCCGAAGGGCCGAACGCCGCTCCGCAGACGGTCACCGGCACGGTGATGGAGACGATGAACGCCTCCAATTACACCTACCTGAGGGTGAAGGTGAATACGGCCGACGTGTGGGTGGCGACCGCGCAGTTCAAGGCCGCGGTCGGGGATAAGGTGGTCGTGCCGCTCGAAATGCCGATGCAGAACTTCCACAGCCAGTCGCTCAAACGCGACTTTCCGCTGATCTATTTCGTGAGCCGGGTTGGCCGTGAAGGCGAGACCATGCCGCCCGCCATGCAGCCACAGATGCAGCCGGCAATGATGTCGGCGCACGGATCAACCCCCGCCTACGCTCCTGCGGGCGCGCCGCCTCCTGCAGGCGAACCGCAGGCGAAACCTGCACAGGCGGTGATCAATGTCGCACCGGCAGCGGGCGGCATGACGGTGGCCGATGTCTGGACGAAGCGGAAGACGCTCGGCGGGAAGACGGTCACGATCCGCGGCAGGGTCGTCAAGTTCAATGGCGGCATCCTGGGTGTCAACTGGCTCCACCTGCAGGATGGCACCGGCACGGCGAAGGACGGCACCAACGACATCACGGTCACGTCCCAGGCCGCTGCCAAGGTGGGGGAAGTCATCACCGTCACGGGCAAGATCGCACTGGACAAGGATCTGGGTTCCGGCTACTCGTACGCCGTCATTCTGGAGGGAGCCACGATTATCGTGAAATAG
- a CDS encoding DUF1553 domain-containing protein: MSAMRALLVAVLAASATLATTAAPYAGQNPPLPATAVTLGPPGAQSPFESTAAVTSNNKIDDIVFAQLKRLNLKPAGSSSDAVFVRRAYLDVIGTLPTADEARTFLDDQNPSKRAALVDRLLERPEYADYWAMKWGDVLRIKSEFPINLWPNAVQAYHRWVKTAIRDNMPYDRFVRELLTQNGSNFRVAPVNFYRAVQSRDPLAIASTVALTFMGTRTDRWPKERLDGMSMFFSRIGYKPTGEWKEEIVYFDPDKAPAPSAAGVLKQPVFPDGTRATIAPGQDPREVFATWLISPANPWFARTAANRAWYWLMGRGVIQDPDDIRPDNPPSNPELLDYLEKAFVASRYDFKALQRLILNSATYQLSSLPQTATPEAEANFAHAIIRPLDAEVLVDAINQITGGAEEYQSAIPEPFTFVPPDVRSIALGDGSVTSAFLETFGRPPRDSGLASERNSRPTASQRLQLLNGGDIQRKIQQGPKMQALLQAGGGGQPFIVNLYLTILSRRPTDDEIKAVGGYVQSAVGNPQAGGGARRQAALDLAWALINSAEFRYRH; the protein is encoded by the coding sequence ATGAGCGCGATGAGAGCGCTGCTCGTCGCGGTGCTCGCCGCTTCGGCGACGCTGGCTACCACGGCGGCTCCCTATGCCGGGCAGAATCCGCCGCTGCCCGCGACAGCAGTCACGCTTGGCCCGCCTGGCGCTCAGAGTCCGTTCGAGAGCACGGCAGCGGTCACCTCCAACAACAAGATTGACGACATCGTCTTCGCCCAGCTGAAGCGCCTCAATCTCAAGCCGGCCGGCTCGTCGTCGGACGCCGTCTTCGTGCGCCGCGCGTACCTCGACGTCATCGGCACGCTGCCGACCGCGGACGAGGCTCGGACGTTTCTCGACGACCAGAACCCGTCGAAGCGGGCGGCGCTGGTTGATCGCCTGCTCGAGCGCCCGGAGTATGCCGACTACTGGGCCATGAAGTGGGGCGATGTCCTGCGGATCAAGTCGGAATTTCCCATCAACCTGTGGCCCAACGCCGTGCAGGCGTACCACCGGTGGGTGAAGACGGCCATCCGCGACAACATGCCCTACGACCGGTTTGTGCGTGAACTGCTCACGCAGAACGGCAGCAATTTCCGCGTCGCACCCGTCAACTTCTATCGCGCGGTGCAGAGCCGGGATCCGCTGGCGATTGCCTCGACCGTCGCGCTCACCTTCATGGGCACGCGCACCGATCGGTGGCCCAAAGAGCGCCTGGACGGCATGTCGATGTTCTTCTCGCGAATCGGCTACAAGCCGACGGGCGAGTGGAAGGAAGAAATCGTCTACTTCGATCCGGACAAGGCTCCGGCGCCCTCGGCCGCTGGCGTGCTGAAGCAGCCGGTGTTTCCCGACGGGACCAGGGCCACCATCGCGCCCGGACAGGATCCGCGCGAGGTGTTCGCGACCTGGTTGATCTCGCCGGCCAACCCGTGGTTTGCCCGCACGGCCGCCAATCGAGCCTGGTACTGGCTGATGGGACGCGGTGTCATCCAGGATCCCGATGATATCCGGCCAGACAATCCGCCCAGCAATCCGGAACTGCTCGACTATCTCGAGAAGGCGTTCGTGGCCTCGCGCTACGACTTCAAGGCGTTGCAGCGCCTTATTCTGAATTCAGCGACGTATCAGTTGTCCTCCCTGCCACAGACGGCTACCCCGGAAGCAGAGGCCAACTTCGCCCACGCCATCATTCGCCCGCTCGATGCCGAAGTGCTGGTGGATGCGATCAACCAGATCACCGGCGGCGCCGAGGAATACCAGAGTGCGATTCCCGAGCCGTTCACGTTCGTCCCGCCGGACGTGCGCTCGATTGCGCTCGGTGACGGGAGCGTCACAAGCGCGTTTCTCGAGACGTTCGGGCGGCCGCCGCGCGACAGCGGACTCGCCTCGGAACGCAACAGCCGGCCCACCGCATCCCAGCGGCTGCAGTTGCTTAACGGCGGCGACATTCAACGCAAGATTCAGCAGGGCCCGAAGATGCAGGCCCTGTTACAGGCCGGCGGCGGTGGTCAGCCGTTCATCGTCAATCTCTATCTGACGATCCTGTCGCGGAGGCCGACGGACGACGAAATCAAAGCGGTCGGCGGCTATGTGCAGTCCGCGGTCGGCAATCCGCAGGCGGGCGGAGGCGCTCGGCGGCAGGCGGCGCTGGACCTGGCGTGGGCACTCATCAACAGCGCGGAATTCAGATATCGGCATTAA
- a CDS encoding PPC domain-containing protein — MKALRIGLTAAMALALMAPTAGAQQQNSPHAGYVYPAGGQQGTSFRVRVGGRFLDRTGSVLVSGRGVRAAVAEYDRPIAGQQLTALRDKAQELQKKANDPAVRKELLDLRMKIGDSVRRNQNPTLSEIVTLEVTIAPDAEPGLRQLRLDTPVGLSNPLVFSVGQLPEVMEKELKNGKADAELAITVPAVVNGRIIPGDGNRLQQPVRQGQQYMPGDVDRYRFQARKGQDLVVAASARELMPYLADAVPGWFQATLALYDASGKEVAYDDDFRFQPDPVLRYTIPADGEYVVEIKDALYRGREDFVYRITIGAVPFLTGVFPLGGSVGAKTPTELTGWNLPTTKLIVDAKGATKGYYPVSLRAGAINSNRVPFALDTLPETLEREPNDTPVTAQRVTLPVIVNGRIRQPGDTDMFNFDGRAGAHIVAEVIARRLGSPLDSELELTDAAGTRIAFNDDHDDKSAGLITHQADSLLMATLPANGKYLLRISDTQHQGSPDHAYRLRISLARPDFDIWIAPSGIVAPAGGSVAITAFAVRKDGFAGDIALSLKDAPSDFVLSGGVVPAGIDKVRLTLTAPPAPMKAPISVEIEGRAIIDGKTVVHRAVPAEEMMQAFAYKHLIAADDLRVSVIARGATRVQSALLTAQPVKIPAGGNARIRVATPPGYRTFDKIELELSEPPDGISVKDVSLGSNGADFVIQTDASAVKAGLRGNLIVNVSGERVPPANAQRPATAARQRVTIGTLPAIPFEIIPQK, encoded by the coding sequence ATGAAGGCACTTCGCATCGGGTTGACGGCAGCGATGGCCCTGGCCTTGATGGCGCCGACCGCCGGCGCCCAGCAGCAGAACAGCCCGCATGCCGGGTATGTGTATCCGGCGGGCGGCCAGCAGGGCACATCGTTTCGCGTGCGCGTCGGCGGGCGGTTTCTGGATCGGACCGGCAGTGTGCTGGTCTCCGGACGTGGTGTGCGCGCCGCGGTGGCTGAGTACGACAGGCCGATCGCCGGCCAGCAGTTGACCGCGTTGCGCGACAAGGCGCAGGAACTTCAGAAGAAGGCGAACGACCCGGCGGTACGCAAGGAACTGCTCGACCTTCGCATGAAGATCGGCGATTCGGTCAGACGGAACCAGAATCCGACTCTGTCCGAAATTGTCACGCTCGAGGTCACTATCGCGCCGGATGCCGAGCCCGGATTGCGGCAGTTGCGGCTGGACACACCTGTCGGACTGTCCAATCCCCTCGTGTTCTCGGTGGGCCAGTTGCCCGAAGTGATGGAGAAGGAGCTCAAGAACGGGAAGGCCGACGCGGAGTTGGCGATTACCGTGCCAGCAGTGGTCAACGGCCGCATCATTCCCGGCGATGGCAACCGGCTTCAACAGCCCGTGCGTCAGGGCCAGCAGTACATGCCGGGCGACGTTGATCGGTATCGATTCCAGGCGCGCAAGGGACAGGACCTGGTCGTGGCGGCCAGCGCGCGCGAGCTGATGCCGTATCTGGCGGATGCGGTGCCGGGATGGTTTCAGGCCACGCTTGCCCTCTACGATGCGAGCGGAAAGGAGGTCGCTTACGACGACGACTTCCGGTTCCAGCCTGATCCGGTGCTTCGCTACACGATCCCGGCCGACGGCGAGTATGTCGTCGAGATCAAGGACGCGCTCTACCGCGGGCGTGAGGACTTTGTGTATCGCATCACGATCGGCGCGGTGCCCTTCCTGACGGGGGTGTTTCCGCTGGGTGGTTCAGTCGGCGCAAAAACCCCCACCGAATTGACCGGATGGAACCTGCCGACGACGAAACTCATCGTCGATGCCAAGGGCGCCACGAAGGGCTACTACCCTGTTTCGCTGCGCGCGGGCGCCATCAATTCGAACCGCGTGCCGTTCGCGCTCGACACACTGCCGGAGACACTGGAACGGGAGCCCAACGACACGCCGGTCACTGCCCAGCGCGTCACGCTTCCGGTCATCGTCAACGGACGGATTCGGCAGCCCGGCGACACCGACATGTTCAACTTCGACGGCCGCGCGGGCGCGCACATCGTCGCCGAAGTTATCGCCCGCCGCCTCGGTTCGCCGCTTGATTCCGAGCTCGAACTGACGGATGCGGCAGGAACTCGGATCGCATTCAACGACGACCACGACGACAAGTCGGCCGGCCTCATCACCCACCAGGCCGATTCGCTGCTCATGGCGACGCTGCCGGCCAACGGGAAGTATCTGCTTCGCATCAGCGATACGCAGCACCAGGGCAGTCCTGATCATGCGTACCGTCTTCGCATCAGCCTGGCGCGGCCCGATTTCGATATCTGGATCGCGCCGTCCGGCATCGTGGCGCCTGCGGGCGGCAGCGTGGCGATTACGGCGTTCGCGGTCCGCAAGGACGGGTTTGCCGGCGACATCGCGTTGTCGCTGAAGGACGCCCCGAGCGACTTTGTGCTCAGCGGTGGCGTGGTGCCAGCCGGGATCGACAAGGTGCGCCTGACCCTGACCGCCCCGCCGGCGCCGATGAAGGCGCCAATCAGCGTCGAGATTGAGGGACGCGCCATCATCGACGGCAAGACCGTGGTGCACCGGGCCGTGCCGGCCGAAGAGATGATGCAGGCGTTCGCTTACAAGCACCTGATCGCCGCCGACGATCTCCGCGTCTCCGTGATCGCGCGAGGGGCGACCAGGGTTCAGTCGGCGCTGCTCACGGCCCAGCCCGTGAAGATCCCGGCGGGCGGCAATGCGCGCATCCGCGTCGCCACGCCTCCGGGCTACCGCACATTCGACAAGATCGAACTCGAGTTGAGCGAGCCACCCGACGGCATTTCCGTCAAGGACGTGTCGCTCGGTTCCAATGGGGCCGACTTTGTGATTCAGACAGATGCGTCTGCGGTCAAGGCTGGGCTCCGCGGCAACCTGATTGTCAACGTGTCCGGAGAGCGGGTGCCTCCGGCCAACGCTCAGCGACCTGCGACGGCGGCACGCCAGCGCGTCACAATCGGCACGCTGCCGGCCATTCCGTTCGAGATCATCCCGCAGAAGTAG
- a CDS encoding DUF1501 domain-containing protein, whose amino-acid sequence MALTRRDVIRTGIVGGAGLLLADRFGPRGWAAAPAAKAKSIIQIWMWGGPCHIDTFDPKPGAGSDYTGPLDKPIPTNVDGLQIGELLPLLARQADKYSVIRSMTHGNNAHESASYWVQTGRKPGDRLVFPGVGSVVSLLRGYNVGYKGLIPPYVVLTQLQGRFSESGFLGPRFAPFATGSDPQQTPFAVQGVITPGITEQRQRDRRELLHTLNTFGNALKGQPALDAFVQSEDQAYELILGDAGKVFDLSQETNETRERYGRNTFGQSCLAARRLVERGVPYVTINFQGWDTHKQHFQTMRQRLPWLDKGMSVLLADLAERGLLDSTIIWWGGEFGRTPRVQWEAPWNGGRGHWGQAFSTVLAGGGFKGGHVIGSTDARGEEVRERPVYPEDVIASMYEQLGFDVNAKLPNPDGLDIRLVPTTAEGAQPIKRLTEIM is encoded by the coding sequence ATGGCCCTCACGAGACGTGACGTGATTCGGACCGGCATCGTCGGCGGCGCTGGTCTGCTGCTCGCCGACCGGTTTGGACCTCGCGGCTGGGCGGCGGCGCCGGCCGCGAAGGCAAAGTCGATCATCCAGATCTGGATGTGGGGCGGCCCCTGCCACATCGATACGTTCGATCCGAAGCCGGGCGCAGGATCCGACTACACCGGGCCGCTCGACAAGCCGATTCCCACCAACGTTGACGGCCTGCAGATTGGCGAACTGCTGCCGCTGCTGGCCAGGCAGGCCGACAAGTACTCGGTCATCCGGAGCATGACGCACGGTAACAACGCCCACGAATCGGCATCCTACTGGGTGCAGACGGGCCGCAAGCCCGGTGACCGCCTCGTCTTTCCCGGCGTGGGTTCGGTCGTGTCGTTGCTCAGAGGCTACAACGTCGGCTACAAGGGATTGATTCCGCCGTACGTCGTCCTGACCCAGTTGCAGGGGCGGTTCTCCGAATCTGGTTTTCTCGGTCCACGATTCGCGCCGTTTGCCACGGGTAGCGATCCGCAGCAGACTCCCTTTGCCGTCCAGGGCGTCATCACGCCGGGCATCACCGAACAGCGGCAGCGCGACCGGCGCGAACTGCTCCACACGTTGAACACGTTCGGCAACGCGCTCAAAGGCCAACCTGCACTCGATGCCTTTGTCCAGTCGGAGGATCAGGCCTACGAGCTGATTCTGGGTGACGCCGGCAAGGTGTTCGATCTGTCGCAGGAAACCAATGAGACGCGCGAGCGCTACGGCCGCAATACGTTCGGGCAATCGTGCCTGGCCGCGCGGCGGCTGGTCGAGCGTGGCGTTCCGTACGTCACGATCAACTTCCAGGGCTGGGACACCCACAAGCAGCACTTCCAGACGATGAGGCAGCGGCTGCCATGGCTCGACAAGGGCATGTCGGTGCTGCTGGCGGATCTCGCCGAACGCGGCCTCCTCGACAGCACCATCATCTGGTGGGGGGGCGAATTCGGCAGGACGCCCAGGGTCCAGTGGGAAGCTCCGTGGAATGGCGGCCGAGGCCACTGGGGACAGGCGTTCTCGACGGTGCTGGCCGGTGGCGGCTTCAAGGGCGGACACGTGATCGGTTCGACCGATGCGCGCGGCGAGGAAGTCAGGGAGCGGCCTGTCTATCCCGAAGATGTGATCGCCAGCATGTACGAGCAGCTGGGCTTTGATGTGAACGCGAAGCTGCCGAATCCGGACGGGCTCGACATCCGCCTGGTGCCAACGACTGCCGAAGGCGCGCAGCCGATCAAGCGGCTGACGGAAATCATGTAG
- a CDS encoding Rid family hydrolase: protein MAPETRARAATIPAPRSECERDEMMALGVIRADGGTATPPPSPVEARRGSPADLPISRTAIEAPSVLNEAYDYARPASFTRGLRFDIGDKSMLMISGTASVDDAGRTAHVGDFRAQLWRTYRNITALLASEGATWHDIVRTTCYLRDIERDYTDFNEVRTLFFTWLGLDPLPASTAIQARICRENLLVEIEAIAVVPRDRRR, encoded by the coding sequence ATGGCACCAGAGACCCGCGCGCGCGCGGCGACGATTCCCGCACCGCGATCCGAGTGCGAACGCGACGAAATGATGGCGCTTGGCGTCATCCGGGCGGATGGCGGGACGGCCACCCCGCCGCCTTCGCCAGTTGAAGCGCGCCGCGGCTCCCCCGCCGATCTCCCGATCTCGAGGACCGCGATCGAAGCCCCGTCGGTCCTCAACGAGGCGTACGACTACGCCAGACCCGCGTCGTTTACGCGCGGCCTGCGTTTCGATATCGGCGACAAGTCGATGTTGATGATCTCGGGGACAGCCAGCGTGGACGACGCTGGTCGAACCGCGCACGTGGGCGATTTCCGGGCGCAGTTGTGGCGCACGTATCGCAATATCACCGCGCTGCTCGCCTCGGAAGGCGCAACGTGGCACGACATCGTGCGGACGACCTGCTATCTGCGGGATATCGAACGCGACTACACGGACTTCAACGAGGTGCGGACCCTGTTTTTCACGTGGCTGGGTCTCGATCCGCTGCCCGCGAGCACGGCCATCCAGGCCAGGATCTGCCGCGAGAACCTGCTGGTTGAGATCGAAGCGATCGCGGTCGTTCCACGTGATCGCCGCCGATGA
- a CDS encoding RNA polymerase sigma factor — translation MQLELADLLARCHAGDPLAWEAFVRRFQGRIYSIAYSYTGNPEDARDLAQDIFVRLYSSRRQWAAADRFLPWLIAIARNLSVDYLRRRRARTSATEVGLDAAAELTGGSPDPEAQMTANRRRSLVWQALRRLTQISRETIILRDIHGLSLKEVATTLHIPVGTAKSRTSRARIELAQQVLAISQPVESPGIGSREG, via the coding sequence ATGCAACTGGAACTGGCCGACCTGCTTGCGCGATGCCATGCCGGCGACCCACTGGCGTGGGAGGCGTTTGTCCGCCGGTTTCAGGGGCGCATCTACTCGATTGCCTACTCCTATACCGGGAATCCGGAAGATGCCCGGGACCTGGCGCAGGACATCTTTGTACGCCTGTATTCGAGCAGACGACAGTGGGCGGCGGCCGATCGGTTCCTGCCCTGGCTCATCGCGATTGCCCGCAACCTGTCGGTGGACTATCTGCGGCGTCGCCGGGCGAGAACGTCGGCAACCGAGGTCGGCCTCGATGCGGCGGCCGAATTGACCGGCGGAAGTCCGGACCCCGAGGCGCAGATGACGGCGAACCGTCGACGATCGCTCGTGTGGCAGGCTCTGCGCCGACTGACACAGATCAGCCGCGAGACGATAATCCTTCGTGATATCCACGGATTGTCGCTTAAGGAAGTCGCGACGACCCTGCACATTCCGGTTGGCACCGCCAAGTCGCGCACGAGCCGCGCGAGGATTGAACTGGCGCAGCAGGTTCTCGCGATCAGCCAGCCGGTCGAATCGCCTGGCATAGGGAGCCGTGAGGGATGA
- a CDS encoding S46 family peptidase, with amino-acid sequence MKTRRFLVPLFAVLLAAIVFSGVPRAEEGFWPYNSIPKTAIKAKYGFDVTDAWLNHLQLATVRFGGGTGSIVSPNGLVLTNHHIALSSLQRLSTPDKDLVKNGFYAPTSANELKVAGMTLSVLQSIEDVTAKVTAAVTPGMTPQEASAARTKATTAIVGEQQPGVTKQVVGLYAGAVYNLYTYKVYSDVRLVFGVEYQTGFYGGDTDNFTYPRYCLDVGMFRLYENDKPAQTPNYLHWSPKGTVENELVFTTGHPGGTYRLNTVAHLKYRRDLAMPFSVASGEMREAAIKKWAALSAENARATTSELFGIQNSLKSNRGYLNGLQDNAVMASKEAAEKRLRAELAKNAAKQKELGDAWDTIEKSIEVARQIDAERNFIAGSAGLNTTLFTQARQLVRNAYTPPSAEGRGGRGGRGGRGGGAPAAQGAPAGGGGRGGTQPALNIAREKINLTESLAFMQKYLGPTHAIVKRILGDKTPEARASELIDGTRITDAEIRNLLQAGGKATIDASTDPMIILARSLEADAQAVTKKYEDDVVAVQAAAYPKIGQAVLAVDGPKAYPDATGTLRLSYGTVKSYTEDGKKIPPYTYFAGIYDRSAQHNGQPPYDLSPRWAETKAAQDLKTPFDLVSTNDIVGGNSGSAVVNRKGELVGLVFDGNIQMLPGYFIYQEAINRAISVDSRAIIEAFRKVYKADALVTELTGKPPVAVKAASPAKK; translated from the coding sequence ATGAAAACGCGCCGATTCCTTGTCCCGTTGTTCGCTGTCCTGCTCGCGGCCATTGTCTTCAGCGGCGTTCCCCGCGCCGAAGAAGGCTTCTGGCCGTACAACTCCATCCCGAAGACCGCCATCAAGGCGAAGTACGGGTTCGACGTCACCGACGCGTGGCTCAATCACCTGCAACTGGCCACGGTGCGCTTTGGCGGCGGCACCGGTTCGATCGTGTCGCCCAACGGTCTCGTGCTGACCAATCACCACATCGCGCTCAGTTCGTTGCAGCGTTTGAGCACGCCCGACAAGGACCTGGTCAAGAACGGGTTCTATGCGCCGACCAGCGCCAACGAATTGAAGGTGGCGGGGATGACGCTGAGCGTCCTCCAGAGCATCGAGGATGTCACCGCCAAAGTGACCGCCGCGGTCACGCCAGGCATGACGCCTCAGGAGGCGAGCGCGGCCCGGACAAAGGCCACAACGGCCATCGTGGGCGAACAGCAGCCGGGCGTTACCAAGCAGGTCGTCGGTCTCTACGCTGGCGCCGTCTACAACCTCTACACCTACAAGGTCTACAGCGACGTGCGGCTGGTGTTCGGCGTCGAATACCAGACTGGCTTCTACGGCGGCGACACGGACAACTTCACGTATCCGCGTTACTGCCTCGACGTCGGCATGTTCCGGCTGTATGAAAACGACAAGCCGGCCCAGACGCCGAACTATCTGCACTGGTCGCCGAAAGGCACCGTCGAGAACGAGCTGGTGTTCACCACCGGTCATCCGGGCGGGACCTACCGCCTCAATACCGTAGCCCATCTGAAGTACCGCCGCGACCTGGCGATGCCGTTCTCGGTGGCCAGCGGCGAGATGAGAGAGGCCGCCATCAAGAAGTGGGCGGCGCTGTCGGCAGAGAATGCGCGGGCTACGACGAGCGAGTTGTTCGGCATCCAGAACAGCCTCAAGTCGAACCGCGGCTACCTGAATGGACTGCAGGACAACGCGGTGATGGCGTCGAAGGAGGCTGCCGAGAAGCGGCTCCGCGCCGAACTGGCGAAGAACGCAGCCAAACAGAAGGAACTGGGCGACGCGTGGGACACGATCGAGAAGTCGATCGAGGTCGCGCGGCAGATCGACGCGGAGCGCAACTTCATCGCCGGATCGGCCGGCCTGAACACGACGCTGTTCACCCAGGCGCGGCAACTCGTGCGCAACGCCTACACGCCTCCATCGGCTGAAGGTCGTGGCGGACGCGGCGGACGGGGCGGACGGGGCGGCGGCGCACCGGCGGCACAGGGCGCTCCGGCCGGTGGCGGTGGCCGCGGCGGGACGCAGCCCGCATTGAACATCGCTCGCGAGAAGATCAATCTCACCGAATCGCTCGCCTTCATGCAGAAGTACCTGGGACCGACGCACGCCATCGTGAAACGGATCCTCGGAGACAAGACGCCGGAGGCGCGAGCAAGCGAGCTCATCGATGGCACGCGCATCACCGACGCGGAAATTCGCAACCTGCTGCAGGCTGGCGGGAAGGCGACCATTGACGCGTCGACTGACCCGATGATCATCCTGGCTCGCTCACTTGAAGCCGACGCCCAGGCGGTGACCAAGAAGTACGAGGATGACGTCGTGGCGGTGCAGGCAGCGGCGTACCCGAAGATCGGTCAGGCCGTGCTCGCGGTTGACGGACCGAAGGCGTATCCGGATGCAACGGGCACGCTCCGCCTGTCCTACGGCACCGTGAAGAGCTACACGGAGGACGGCAAGAAGATTCCGCCCTACACCTACTTCGCGGGCATCTACGACCGCTCAGCCCAGCACAACGGCCAGCCGCCGTACGACCTGTCACCGCGTTGGGCCGAGACCAAGGCCGCTCAGGATCTGAAGACGCCGTTCGACCTGGTCAGCACCAACGACATTGTCGGGGGCAACAGCGGCTCGGCGGTCGTCAACAGGAAGGGCGAACTGGTGGGCCTGGTGTTCGACGGAAATATCCAGATGCTGCCCGGGTATTTCATCTACCAGGAAGCGATCAACCGCGCGATCTCGGTCGACTCGCGCGCCATCATCGAGGCGTTCAGGAAGGTCTACAAGGCCGACGCCCTGGTGACGGAACTCACCGGCAAGCCGCCGGTCGCGGTCAAGGCCGCGTCGCCAGCCAAGAAGTAA